One Sediminicola sp. YIK13 DNA segment encodes these proteins:
- a CDS encoding translocation/assembly module TamB domain-containing protein — translation MILLISVLGTAILSLPIVQTRLAKFATNTINTEFGTNINIDRLKFSLISWDTSLRGVFVQDYQKDTLFYIDRLSTSILNIRNLVNGKLEFGDINVEKLNFKLKTYKGERNSNLEVFIDKLDDKKPRNPGTPPFYFSSSDVKISNSKFRLIDENRETYEVLDFKDLNINANNFLILGPEVTSEIKKLTFSSKKGLKVENMGTSFKYSKQQMRFDSLQIKTSKSNIKGNLVFNYNREDFADFLNKVNITANFEESTVSFDEVNLLYSEFGSGKEAYFSATVNGVLNDLNTTDLFLQSDNTGVRGDFHFKNLFTKSEPFVINAQMRNVSTSYYELRSLMPKILGDNIPSVFEKLGQFTIRGTAGITQKVIEAKVNINTLVGSSYADLTLTDIDDIDNASYQGFVSLIDFDLGEIVNNEKLGKTNLDVNVEGKGFVQETLNTKVTGEVYNLEFNDYNYQNINVSGVLKDQLFDGSLVSADENFKFEFKGLADLKERRNNFNFVASVDYADFKKLNFIKDSVSIFKGNIAMDVSGNSVDNFIGDINFTKTSYQNKNEIYYFDDFKISSTFEKDTVRVIDINSPDIITGYLRGNFKVNELGKLVQNAIGSIYTNYKPYQISDGQRLTFNFKIYNKIVEVFFPEVEFGPNTFIKGSVIADEGDFKLTFKSPSITAFGNLLDNIDVKVDNKNPLFNTFVSVADVSTKYYDVKDFNLINTTINDTLFFRTEFKGGSEYNDSYNLNFYHTFNNQKKSVIGLKRSDLSFKGNTWVLNNEGNNKNKVILNSKLDSITIEEIVMNNEENEQIRLKGQLADSTYKDLELQFKIVSLDKITPNIDSLNLKGEVNGVLNVRQKDGIYLPSSNLDIRDFAVNDIRQGDLSIGIVGNQDLTDFVVNAQLSDRGVDRMSVFGKISNRTEIPQADLLANFNDFSLEPFSPLGEGVIDHIRGDISGNARITGDLNNLDINGQLSLNNAGIAIPYLNVDYAFDQNSQVRLYDQTFYFENIGLTDVSQNTQANIDGRITHQAFKEWNLDLKVDTKNDRFMIMDKPYSEDELYYGTGFLNGTGEIYGSTKALTIKVNGSTARGTSLKIPLSDVASVGDFSFITFIEKNSKKTIEAQRTIKTTEGLELEFDLLVTPEAEVEIVVDQKTGSSLKGTGEGILLIEINTLGKFNMYGDFVVVTGEYNHKFGGVIDKRFKVRPGGSVVWERDPLAATLNLEAVYSLNANPAPLLDDPGYTRRIPTDVVVRLNGRLESPEINFDIEFPGTNSVVKSELQYRLQDPTVMERNAFFLMAQGTFVNEVSGINQQAVTGNLIQTASGLLNQVFDGNSDKFDFGLSYEQGQLAKSADIQTENRIGVTVSTQISDKVLINGRLGVPVGGVSETVVAGDVEVQVLLNEEGTLSLKIFNRENEIQQFLSNNQGYTQGVGLSYEVDFNTFEQLLGRLFGKDKKKKKQKALQPNSTAIIEKDSIIRFTEKNGDN, via the coding sequence GTGATCTTGCTGATATCAGTTCTAGGTACGGCTATCTTGTCTTTGCCCATAGTTCAAACGAGATTGGCAAAATTTGCCACGAATACCATCAACACAGAATTTGGGACAAATATTAATATAGACCGATTAAAATTTTCTCTCATATCCTGGGATACATCCTTAAGGGGTGTTTTTGTGCAGGACTATCAAAAGGATACCCTTTTTTACATCGATAGGCTTTCTACTTCCATTCTTAATATTAGAAACCTGGTGAATGGAAAATTAGAGTTTGGGGATATAAATGTCGAAAAGCTCAATTTTAAATTGAAGACTTATAAAGGGGAGCGTAATAGTAACCTAGAGGTTTTTATTGACAAATTGGATGATAAAAAACCCAGGAATCCAGGAACGCCCCCATTTTATTTTTCATCTTCGGATGTAAAAATATCCAATAGTAAATTCAGGCTTATTGATGAGAACAGGGAAACCTATGAGGTCCTTGATTTTAAAGATCTAAACATAAATGCCAACAATTTCCTGATATTGGGTCCAGAGGTGACCTCTGAGATCAAGAAATTAACATTTTCCAGTAAAAAAGGGCTAAAAGTGGAAAATATGGGGACTTCCTTCAAATATTCCAAACAACAGATGAGGTTTGATTCCCTTCAGATAAAAACATCAAAATCCAACATCAAAGGTAATTTGGTCTTCAACTATAACAGGGAAGATTTTGCCGACTTTCTGAACAAGGTAAATATTACCGCAAATTTTGAAGAGTCTACAGTGTCCTTTGATGAGGTGAACTTATTGTACAGCGAATTTGGTAGCGGTAAGGAAGCTTATTTTAGTGCTACCGTAAATGGCGTATTGAACGATTTAAATACGACCGATCTTTTTTTGCAATCGGATAATACAGGGGTAAGGGGCGATTTTCATTTTAAAAATCTATTTACCAAATCGGAGCCCTTTGTGATCAACGCGCAAATGAGGAATGTGTCCACAAGCTATTACGAACTTAGATCTTTGATGCCCAAAATCCTTGGAGATAACATCCCTTCTGTTTTTGAAAAATTGGGCCAATTTACCATAAGGGGAACGGCAGGGATCACCCAAAAGGTCATAGAGGCAAAAGTGAACATTAATACCCTTGTTGGCAGTAGTTATGCAGATCTAACCCTAACGGATATAGATGACATAGACAATGCTTCCTACCAGGGATTTGTTTCCTTGATCGATTTTGATCTTGGTGAGATAGTCAATAATGAGAAATTGGGTAAAACTAATTTGGATGTTAATGTAGAAGGAAAGGGATTTGTTCAGGAAACATTGAATACTAAGGTCACAGGGGAGGTATACAATTTGGAATTTAATGATTACAACTATCAAAATATAAATGTTTCAGGGGTACTTAAAGACCAGTTGTTTGACGGGTCTTTGGTATCTGCAGATGAGAATTTCAAATTTGAGTTCAAGGGGTTGGCAGATTTAAAGGAGAGGCGCAATAACTTTAACTTCGTGGCCTCAGTGGATTATGCCGATTTTAAGAAGCTGAACTTTATAAAGGACAGCGTTTCTATTTTTAAAGGTAATATTGCCATGGACGTTTCCGGTAATAGTGTGGATAATTTTATAGGGGACATCAATTTTACCAAGACCAGCTATCAAAATAAGAATGAGATCTATTATTTCGATGATTTTAAAATTTCCTCAACGTTCGAAAAAGATACCGTAAGGGTCATAGATATTAATTCCCCAGATATTATTACCGGATACTTAAGAGGGAACTTTAAAGTAAATGAACTGGGCAAACTGGTTCAAAATGCCATAGGAAGTATTTATACCAATTATAAACCCTATCAAATTTCAGACGGGCAACGCTTGACCTTTAATTTTAAAATTTACAATAAAATTGTAGAGGTGTTTTTTCCCGAAGTGGAATTTGGTCCAAATACTTTTATCAAGGGAAGCGTTATTGCTGATGAGGGCGACTTCAAACTAACCTTTAAATCACCGAGCATTACAGCTTTTGGGAATTTGCTTGATAATATTGATGTGAAGGTGGATAACAAAAATCCCCTTTTCAATACCTTCGTTTCTGTGGCCGATGTCTCAACAAAATACTACGATGTAAAAGATTTTAACCTGATCAATACCACTATTAATGATACCCTGTTCTTTAGAACAGAATTTAAAGGGGGTAGTGAATACAATGATAGTTATAACCTAAACTTTTATCACACCTTCAATAATCAAAAGAAGTCCGTGATTGGACTAAAAAGGTCCGATCTTAGTTTTAAGGGCAATACTTGGGTGCTAAATAATGAGGGCAATAACAAGAACAAGGTCATCTTAAACAGTAAGTTGGATAGTATTACGATTGAGGAGATCGTAATGAACAATGAGGAGAATGAACAGATCAGGCTCAAGGGACAATTGGCAGATTCTACCTATAAGGATCTGGAACTACAGTTTAAGATTGTTTCCTTGGATAAAATAACACCCAATATAGATAGCTTAAACCTAAAAGGAGAGGTAAATGGGGTATTAAATGTCCGCCAAAAAGACGGGATCTACCTGCCATCTTCCAACTTGGATATCCGCGACTTTGCTGTAAATGACATCCGACAAGGGGATCTTTCCATCGGTATTGTCGGGAATCAAGACTTGACAGATTTTGTGGTCAATGCCCAATTATCCGATCGAGGTGTGGATAGGATGAGTGTGTTTGGTAAAATATCCAATAGGACAGAAATTCCGCAGGCAGATCTTTTGGCAAATTTTAATGACTTTAGTTTGGAACCCTTCAGTCCACTGGGTGAAGGTGTAATTGATCATATACGGGGAGATATTTCCGGAAATGCCAGAATTACGGGGGATCTAAATAATTTAGATATCAATGGACAGCTTTCATTGAACAATGCGGGTATTGCTATCCCGTACTTAAATGTGGATTATGCCTTTGACCAAAATTCCCAAGTGCGCCTCTACGACCAGACCTTTTATTTTGAGAACATAGGATTAACAGATGTATCACAAAATACCCAGGCCAATATAGATGGTAGGATTACCCATCAAGCCTTTAAGGAATGGAATCTGGATTTAAAAGTGGATACTAAAAATGATCGGTTCATGATCATGGATAAGCCATACAGTGAGGACGAATTATACTATGGGACTGGATTTCTGAACGGGACAGGGGAAATATATGGATCTACCAAGGCTTTGACGATAAAAGTAAATGGGAGCACTGCTAGAGGTACCTCTTTGAAGATTCCATTGAGTGATGTGGCCAGTGTGGGCGATTTTTCTTTCATAACGTTCATAGAAAAAAATAGTAAAAAAACGATTGAGGCCCAACGCACCATTAAAACAACAGAAGGTTTGGAGCTGGAGTTCGATCTCTTGGTGACTCCAGAGGCCGAAGTGGAGATTGTGGTGGACCAAAAAACAGGGAGCTCTCTTAAAGGAACGGGGGAAGGGATTTTATTGATCGAGATCAATACTTTAGGTAAGTTCAATATGTACGGAGATTTTGTAGTAGTTACAGGGGAATATAACCATAAATTTGGGGGTGTCATCGATAAAAGATTTAAGGTGAGGCCCGGAGGTAGTGTGGTTTGGGAAAGGGATCCTTTGGCGGCAACTCTAAATTTAGAGGCTGTTTATTCCTTGAATGCCAATCCTGCACCTCTCCTAGACGACCCAGGATATACCCGAAGAATCCCTACGGATGTTGTAGTAAGATTAAATGGTAGGTTGGAGAGTCCGGAAATCAATTTTGATATTGAATTCCCCGGAACAAATTCTGTAGTAAAATCGGAATTGCAATACCGTCTACAAGATCCAACAGTGATGGAGCGAAATGCCTTTTTCTTGATGGCACAGGGCACCTTTGTAAATGAGGTCTCAGGAATTAACCAACAGGCAGTAACAGGAAACCTCATACAGACCGCCTCCGGTTTGTTGAACCAAGTATTTGACGGGAATAGTGACAAGTTCGATTTTGGACTCTCCTATGAGCAAGGACAGCTTGCCAAGAGTGCGGATATACAAACAGAGAATAGGATTGGGGTTACGGTTTCCACACAGATTAGTGATAAGGTATTGATTAATGGTAGGTTGGGAGTCCCGGTTGGTGGGGTTAGTGAAACCGTCGTTGCCGGTGATGTTGAGGTGCAGGTATTGTTGAATGAAGAAGGGACCCTGAGTCTTAAGATATTCAATAGGGAGAACGAAATTCAGCAGTTTTTATCTAATAATCAGGGATATACGCAAGGAGTGGGCTTGTCTTACGAGGTAGATTTTAATACCTTTGAACAATTGTTAGGTAGATTATTCGGCAAAGACAAGAAGAAAAAAAAGCAAAAGGCGTTACAACCAAATTCTACAGCTATAATTGAAAAGGATAGTATTATCCGATTTACAGAAAAAAACGGGGATAACTAA
- the pfkA gene encoding 6-phosphofructokinase, translated as MGSNIKKIGVFTSGGDSPGMNAAIRSVVRTCAYMKIECMGIYRGYEGMIEGDFKAMDARSVNNIINKGGTILKSARSLAFRTKEGRQQAYDKLKEAGIDALVVIGGDGSFTGALIFNQEFNFPIIGIPGTIDNDIFGTTYTLGYDTALNTVVEVIDKIRDTASSHNRLFFVEVMGRDVGHIALNAGVGAGAEEILIPEENLGLERLLESLKRSKASGKSSSIVVVAEGDKTGKNVFELKEYVETHLPIYDVRVSVLGHMQRGGSPSCFDRVLASRMGVRAVEALLEGKTNLMVGIQDNKITMTPISKAIKGHTKIDLELMRVSEIMTT; from the coding sequence ATGGGTTCAAACATAAAGAAAATAGGGGTTTTTACCTCAGGTGGTGACTCTCCGGGGATGAACGCCGCCATTCGATCCGTTGTGCGTACTTGTGCGTATATGAAAATTGAATGCATGGGTATTTACAGGGGGTATGAGGGGATGATAGAAGGCGATTTTAAAGCCATGGATGCCCGTAGTGTAAACAACATTATAAATAAAGGAGGTACTATCCTAAAGTCGGCTCGTTCTTTGGCATTTAGAACCAAAGAAGGACGTCAGCAAGCATATGATAAGTTAAAGGAAGCAGGTATTGATGCTCTAGTAGTTATTGGAGGTGATGGTAGTTTTACCGGAGCTTTGATCTTCAACCAAGAGTTTAACTTTCCAATAATAGGAATTCCAGGTACTATAGATAATGATATTTTTGGTACTACCTATACATTGGGATATGATACGGCTTTAAATACGGTAGTAGAGGTAATCGATAAAATCAGGGATACGGCCAGTTCCCACAACAGATTGTTCTTTGTTGAGGTAATGGGTAGGGATGTTGGCCATATCGCATTGAATGCAGGTGTGGGCGCAGGTGCAGAGGAAATATTGATCCCTGAGGAAAACTTGGGATTGGAACGTTTATTGGAATCCCTTAAGAGAAGTAAGGCATCAGGCAAATCATCAAGTATAGTAGTGGTTGCTGAAGGTGATAAGACAGGAAAAAATGTTTTTGAGCTGAAGGAATATGTAGAAACCCACCTTCCTATCTACGATGTTAGGGTTTCTGTACTGGGTCACATGCAAAGAGGGGGTTCGCCTTCTTGTTTCGATAGGGTACTGGCCAGTAGAATGGGAGTAAGGGCAGTAGAGGCCCTATTGGAGGGAAAGACCAATCTAATGGTAGGTATCCAAGACAATAAAATTACAATGACCCCAATAAGTAAGGCCATTAAAGGGCATACTAAGATAGATTTGGAGCTCATGAGAGTATCCGAAATAATGACAACATAA
- the gap gene encoding type I glyceraldehyde-3-phosphate dehydrogenase gives MSNLRIGINGFGRIGRLVFRATVKRDNVDIVAINDLLDVDHLAYLLEYDSVHGKFDGTIEVKDGNLIVNGKTIRITAERDPKNLKWDEVGADVVAECTGIFTTLETAQYHIDGGAKKVVISAPSADAPMFVMGVNHKSAKASDKIVSNASCTTNCLAPLAKVLHDNFGIEEGLMTTVHATTATQMTVDGPSKKDWRGGRSALLNIIPSSTGAAKAVGKVIPELNGKLTGMAFRVPTADVSVVDLTVKLEKATSYEEIKKVMKAASEGPLKGILGYTEEAVVSQDFIGDTRTSIFDAGAGIELSSKFVKVVSWYDNETGYSHKLVDLAEYVSSL, from the coding sequence ATGTCAAATTTGAGAATAGGAATTAACGGTTTCGGTAGAATTGGAAGATTGGTCTTCAGAGCTACTGTGAAAAGAGATAATGTGGATATAGTAGCGATCAATGACTTGTTGGATGTAGACCATCTTGCATATTTGTTGGAGTACGATTCTGTTCACGGAAAATTCGATGGAACTATTGAAGTGAAAGATGGAAATCTTATAGTAAACGGTAAAACCATCCGTATTACTGCAGAAAGAGACCCTAAAAACTTAAAGTGGGATGAAGTTGGTGCTGATGTGGTTGCAGAATGTACTGGTATTTTCACCACTTTGGAAACTGCGCAATACCATATTGATGGTGGTGCCAAGAAAGTAGTTATTTCAGCTCCTTCTGCTGATGCACCAATGTTTGTAATGGGTGTTAACCATAAATCAGCCAAGGCATCGGATAAGATTGTTTCCAATGCATCTTGTACAACCAACTGTTTGGCTCCTTTGGCCAAAGTATTGCATGACAATTTTGGAATTGAAGAAGGGTTAATGACCACCGTTCACGCTACAACAGCTACACAAATGACTGTTGATGGTCCTTCCAAAAAAGACTGGAGAGGCGGACGTAGTGCTTTATTGAACATTATACCATCTTCTACTGGTGCCGCTAAGGCAGTAGGAAAGGTAATCCCAGAATTGAATGGTAAATTAACTGGTATGGCATTTAGAGTGCCTACAGCAGATGTATCTGTAGTTGATTTAACCGTGAAATTGGAAAAGGCAACTTCTTACGAAGAGATCAAAAAAGTAATGAAGGCAGCTTCCGAAGGGCCACTAAAAGGAATTTTGGGCTATACGGAAGAGGCAGTAGTTTCTCAAGATTTTATCGGTGATACACGTACAAGTATCTTTGATGCAGGTGCTGGAATAGAATTGAGCTCAAAATTTGTTAAGGTAGTGTCTTGGTATGATAACGAAACAGGATATTCACACAAATTGGTAGACTTGGCAGAGTACGTTTCTAGCCTTTAA
- a CDS encoding N-acetylglucosamine kinase: MILIVDSGATKSDWIALNDKGEQLFTTQTLGLSPEVLTRQVIEDRMANNFEISKNKDSVTGLYFYGAGCGTERMKIFLRDIFKDFFPNAKIQVKEDTYAAIYATTKIGHQGIVCILGTGSNCSYYDGHQLIQKVTSLGYILMDDGSGNFFGRKLLRDYYFHKMPQDLGIKFAKEYDLDADVIKDNLYKQPNPNTYLAKFARFIIENKEHPYCRGVIDKGLQQFVNNYIMQFELATKVPVNFVGSIAYYLREELATVLDRNDLILGVIRQRPIEGLMEFHKETI; this comes from the coding sequence ATGATATTAATTGTTGATAGTGGAGCTACAAAATCTGATTGGATTGCCCTAAATGATAAGGGGGAACAGTTGTTTACAACCCAAACACTCGGCCTGAGTCCAGAAGTATTGACCAGGCAGGTGATTGAGGACCGTATGGCCAATAACTTTGAAATTTCAAAGAATAAGGATAGCGTAACTGGACTTTACTTTTACGGTGCTGGATGTGGCACAGAGCGAATGAAAATATTTTTAAGGGATATTTTCAAAGATTTCTTTCCCAATGCCAAAATTCAGGTAAAGGAAGACACCTATGCGGCCATTTATGCGACTACCAAAATAGGGCACCAAGGAATCGTTTGTATTTTGGGAACCGGATCTAACTGTAGTTATTATGACGGTCACCAATTGATACAAAAAGTAACTTCTTTAGGGTATATCCTAATGGATGACGGTAGTGGAAATTTCTTTGGAAGAAAGCTCCTAAGAGATTACTACTTCCATAAAATGCCACAAGATTTGGGGATAAAATTCGCCAAAGAATACGATTTGGATGCAGATGTGATTAAGGATAACTTATACAAACAGCCTAATCCAAATACCTATCTGGCTAAGTTCGCCCGCTTTATTATAGAGAATAAGGAACATCCATATTGTCGTGGGGTTATAGACAAGGGCTTGCAACAATTTGTGAACAACTACATTATGCAGTTTGAATTGGCCACAAAGGTTCCTGTCAACTTCGTGGGGAGTATAGCCTACTACCTCAGGGAAGAGCTGGCAACAGTTTTAGATCGAAATGATCTAATCCTAGGGGTTATACGCCAAAGACCTATTGAGGGTCTCATGGAGTTCCATAAGGAAACTATTTAA
- a CDS encoding RidA family protein: MKKVITTTNAPAPIGPYNQAILTGNTLYISGQIPMDPATGKLIEGDIKKETAQSMENLKAILTEAGMTFENVVKSSIFVKDMHQFAAINEVYGAYFSSETAPARETVEVSNLPKFVNVEISMIAIK, encoded by the coding sequence ATGAAAAAAGTAATTACCACTACTAATGCCCCGGCACCCATTGGGCCCTACAACCAAGCGATACTAACCGGCAATACGCTTTATATTTCTGGACAAATACCTATGGATCCGGCCACGGGAAAATTAATAGAAGGGGATATTAAAAAAGAAACGGCACAATCCATGGAAAATTTAAAGGCCATTCTTACCGAAGCAGGAATGACCTTTGAAAATGTTGTGAAATCTTCCATCTTTGTAAAAGATATGCATCAATTTGCAGCAATCAACGAGGTTTACGGGGCTTATTTCAGTTCAGAAACCGCACCTGCCCGTGAAACAGTGGAAGTTTCCAATTTACCTAAGTTCGTAAATGTGGAAATCTCCATGATCGCCATTAAATAG
- a CDS encoding putative LPS assembly protein LptD yields MQSNKHHLLLYFLLLLTATSLFAQDIPVPPVPIKAEQDTLVASPIPKIIRQDTVAVDSVQKDSLPRKEPLLLDKIKYKAKDYAKLSQKDNKIYLYNEAEIYYQDTELKAGVIIMDYEKNEVYAGRIKDSTGAYSQIPYFKQGTNEVRPDSIRFNFDSQKALIYNSRSEQQAGLGTLGSDAMKVYAQITKKENDSVYFLYEGKLTTSKDTVDPDYYIRVRKAKFVPKKKIIAGYSNMYIADVPTPIALPFAYFPLTTGRVAGLLFPAIGNDPTRGYFLQNGGYYLPINDYVDLSVTGDVYTNGSYGLRGESQYLKRYKFRGNVNIRFENIINSQKGFDDYSRSTNYNIQWSHAQDTKASPNSRFSASVNFGSSQYFRNSLNQFNVPNTQNNNLSSSISYSKTFPEYPSVNMSLTATHNQNTNTESVNLTLPTLTTSVERIFPFAKRDGIKKGIIQNINFQYNLRAENRIATTDSLFFTSKMFEGAKIGAQHTIPISTNFKIAKHFSVTVGANYNDVWTLQTFERTYDEAARRGIVVDTISGFDRYGEYNLSASLGTTLYGTFNFGEDKKIQAIRHTMRPSMSYGYTPAFDQYYQDYLDETGDQILNANGEVQRYSRFEQTLNGAPGLNKSSAMSFNLANTLEAKVRDKDTTALEPKKVALLNSFNLSTAYNFEADSLKLSPLNITGGTTILNNKMSINFSSSLDPYAIDNNGVRIDTWNKDNGGSLFRLTRANANVSYSISSTSFGKNKKEEEEKPTDDYVAASGGRTDDLFGRSDSFGQRGSLRGDDNKEPEETTSYGNKLPWDLRLAYTVNYNNSNRQNEISNSSLMFSGNIDLTPMWTVGVSSGYDFKNKGFTITQLRFERDLKSFRLNFDWTPFGTFERWYFFIGIKSSLLKDLKWENRSQRR; encoded by the coding sequence TTGCAATCAAACAAACATCATTTACTTTTATATTTCCTGTTGTTACTGACGGCAACTTCTTTGTTTGCACAAGATATCCCAGTCCCACCAGTGCCCATTAAAGCTGAGCAAGACACCCTTGTAGCATCTCCTATTCCCAAAATTATTAGACAGGATACCGTTGCGGTAGATTCTGTTCAAAAAGATTCTTTACCAAGAAAAGAACCCCTTTTGTTGGATAAAATTAAATACAAGGCCAAAGATTACGCAAAACTCAGTCAGAAAGACAATAAAATATACCTTTACAACGAGGCCGAAATCTATTATCAGGATACCGAGCTAAAAGCTGGTGTCATCATCATGGATTACGAAAAAAATGAAGTATACGCAGGAAGAATCAAAGACTCCACAGGTGCGTATTCCCAGATCCCGTATTTTAAGCAAGGGACCAATGAGGTAAGGCCCGATTCCATCCGCTTCAATTTTGATAGCCAAAAAGCACTGATCTACAATTCCCGATCGGAACAACAGGCCGGATTGGGGACCTTGGGCAGTGATGCAATGAAAGTATATGCCCAGATCACGAAAAAAGAGAACGATTCTGTTTATTTCCTGTATGAAGGAAAACTTACCACCTCCAAGGACACCGTAGATCCGGATTATTACATTAGGGTGAGAAAAGCAAAGTTCGTTCCCAAAAAGAAAATTATTGCCGGATACAGTAACATGTATATTGCCGATGTACCTACCCCCATTGCATTGCCTTTTGCCTATTTTCCACTAACAACAGGTCGAGTTGCCGGACTTTTATTTCCAGCGATCGGTAACGACCCTACCAGGGGCTATTTTTTACAGAATGGAGGGTACTACCTCCCTATTAATGATTATGTGGATCTGAGTGTCACGGGAGACGTATATACCAATGGTAGTTATGGTCTTAGGGGGGAATCCCAATATTTAAAACGTTACAAGTTTAGGGGAAATGTAAATATTAGGTTCGAGAACATCATTAACAGCCAAAAAGGATTTGATGATTACTCCAGATCCACTAATTACAACATTCAATGGTCACATGCCCAGGACACCAAGGCAAGTCCCAATTCCAGGTTCTCAGCGTCGGTAAACTTTGGTAGTAGCCAGTATTTTAGAAACTCACTGAACCAGTTCAATGTTCCCAACACCCAGAACAACAACCTTTCGTCCTCCATATCCTATTCCAAAACGTTTCCCGAATACCCTTCGGTAAATATGAGCTTAACAGCCACCCATAACCAAAACACCAATACAGAATCTGTAAACCTAACCTTACCAACATTGACCACCAGCGTGGAGCGTATTTTTCCATTTGCCAAAAGGGACGGGATAAAGAAAGGAATTATACAGAACATCAACTTTCAGTACAACCTTAGGGCAGAAAACAGAATTGCAACTACCGACTCGCTTTTTTTTACCTCCAAAATGTTCGAAGGTGCAAAGATAGGTGCCCAACATACCATACCCATAAGCACCAACTTCAAAATTGCCAAACACTTTAGCGTAACAGTTGGGGCAAATTACAATGATGTATGGACCCTACAAACCTTTGAAAGAACATATGACGAAGCCGCAAGAAGGGGCATTGTAGTAGACACCATCTCCGGTTTTGACAGATATGGGGAATACAATTTAAGTGCTAGTTTAGGAACTACGCTATATGGAACTTTTAACTTTGGGGAGGACAAAAAAATACAAGCCATTAGGCACACTATGAGACCCTCTATGAGTTATGGATATACCCCTGCCTTCGATCAATATTACCAGGATTACCTTGATGAAACTGGGGACCAAATTCTTAATGCCAATGGTGAAGTCCAACGGTACAGTAGATTTGAACAGACTCTGAACGGCGCCCCAGGACTAAACAAATCCAGCGCCATGAGCTTTAATTTGGCCAACACGTTGGAAGCTAAGGTGCGGGACAAGGATACAACAGCTTTGGAACCCAAAAAAGTTGCCCTGCTCAACAGTTTTAACCTTTCCACGGCCTATAATTTTGAAGCGGATTCCTTAAAACTAAGCCCCTTGAACATCACAGGAGGAACCACCATCCTCAACAACAAAATGTCCATCAACTTTTCTTCTAGCTTGGACCCCTATGCCATAGACAACAATGGGGTACGTATAGACACTTGGAACAAGGATAACGGAGGTAGCCTTTTTAGATTGACCAGGGCAAACGCCAATGTGAGCTATTCTATCAGCAGTACTAGTTTTGGCAAAAACAAAAAGGAGGAAGAGGAAAAACCAACGGATGATTATGTTGCCGCCAGTGGAGGACGGACAGATGACCTTTTTGGTAGATCCGACAGCTTTGGACAGAGAGGAAGCCTAAGGGGCGATGACAATAAAGAACCTGAGGAAACCACTAGTTACGGGAATAAGCTTCCCTGGGACCTGCGGTTGGCCTATACAGTAAATTACAACAACTCCAATAGGCAAAATGAAATCTCCAATAGCTCTTTAATGTTCTCCGGGAATATAGACCTTACCCCCATGTGGACGGTTGGTGTTTCCTCAGGATACGATTTTAAGAACAAAGGCTTTACCATTACCCAGTTGAGATTTGAGCGCGACCTAAAGAGTTTTAGATTGAATTTTGACTGGACCCCATTTGGAACCTTTGAGCGATGGTACTTTTTTATTGGAATAAAGAGCTCCCTGCTTAAGGATCTTAAATGGGAAAACAGAAGTCAGAGACGATAG